The Candidatus Neomarinimicrobiota bacterium genome has a window encoding:
- a CDS encoding (2Fe-2S)-binding protein, producing MKITFTLNGKRVTAEKEPGRLLLEYLRAEELHSVKYGCGHGECGSCAVLINDKAYNACLILMHTLGGKRVETLESFGGHQSLTALQEVFLDEGAIQCGYCTPGMLVSLEALSRGSKPLTEDSIREALAGNLCRCTGYVKPVVAARKLKSANQGEHYIP from the coding sequence ATGAAAATCACCTTTACTCTGAATGGAAAAAGGGTCACGGCCGAGAAGGAGCCGGGTCGGCTACTCCTGGAATACCTGCGGGCGGAAGAGCTCCACAGTGTCAAATACGGTTGCGGGCATGGAGAGTGCGGCAGCTGCGCGGTCTTAATTAATGACAAAGCCTATAATGCCTGCCTGATTTTAATGCATACTTTAGGGGGGAAACGGGTTGAGACCCTGGAATCGTTTGGGGGACACCAATCGCTGACAGCCCTTCAAGAGGTCTTTCTCGACGAAGGTGCCATCCAATGCGGCTACTGCACGCCCGGTATGTTGGTCTCTCTGGAAGCCTTATCGCGAGGAAGCAAGCCCCTCACTGAAGACTCTATCAGGGAAGCTCTAGCCGGGAATCTTTGCCGGTGTACAGGGTATGTTAAGCCAGTTGTTGCAGCCAGAAAGCTAAAATCTGCGAACCAGGGTGAGCACTATATA
- a CDS encoding FAD binding domain-containing protein: MWTSIKTIVRPTSLEQAITYLVPGRKVVLAGGSYLVAEQSPHIDTLIDINNLIGQDVIENGDGIDIGAGVTLENILEHLKKERWANLTACVRWSCPSKNIRNQRTIGGEIARARPDSELCTFLHALGATLRIVSADPQEIDIRNWDATGIITATRIETAHLEGTAIQRFALIPSAPAFVIVVGVRREKGIDISIGGRADGISTWAFSGEESPLDFASETAAAAVEHFSTDHYGSQAYKQKLIEVGLRRIIEEL, from the coding sequence ATGTGGACCTCGATAAAAACCATTGTACGACCAACCTCATTAGAGCAGGCCATCACCTATCTCGTACCAGGCCGGAAGGTCGTATTGGCTGGTGGATCCTATCTAGTTGCCGAGCAATCCCCGCACATCGACACGTTGATCGACATCAATAACCTGATAGGACAAGATGTTATTGAAAATGGGGATGGTATAGACATTGGCGCGGGCGTGACTCTGGAAAACATACTCGAGCATCTAAAAAAAGAGCGCTGGGCAAACCTGACTGCCTGCGTACGGTGGTCGTGTCCTTCCAAGAATATCCGCAACCAGCGCACAATAGGTGGCGAAATAGCGCGAGCACGACCCGACTCGGAGTTGTGTACCTTTCTCCATGCTCTAGGCGCCACCCTCAGGATTGTATCTGCCGATCCGCAGGAAATCGACATCCGGAATTGGGATGCTACCGGTATTATTACCGCTACGAGGATTGAGACTGCGCACCTGGAGGGAACCGCCATCCAGCGCTTTGCCCTGATACCCTCAGCCCCCGCATTCGTCATCGTGGTGGGAGTCAGGCGAGAGAAGGGAATTGATATCTCGATAGGCGGCCGGGCAGATGGGATCAGTACCTGGGCCTTCTCCGGTGAGGAATCACCCCTGGATTTCGCTTCCGAGACTGCAGCGGCTGCGGTAGAACATTTTTCAACGGATCACTACGGGTCTCAGGCGTACAAGCAGAAACTCATCGAAGTCGGGCTCAGGCGGATTATCGAAGAGCTATGA